Proteins encoded within one genomic window of Clostridia bacterium:
- the pstC gene encoding phosphate ABC transporter permease subunit PstC has product MTGRIKLEHLYTALLGISAGIFLLAFVAIGFFIFLQGYPVFKDPGPAGFLLGLEWSPGAGKFGVFPMLVGSIAVTLGALVLGVPFSLLTAVFLAEYAPKRAVSVLNPAIELLAGIPSVIYGLFGMTTVVPIVRALEKAFLTGQSAGAPATGFSLLAAVMILSIMIAPTVINMGVDALQAVPREFKEGSLALGATRWQTIKEVVLPVARSGIFTGIILGMGRAIGETMAVIMVAGNTALVPTSLFSPVRTLTSNIAIEIGYAAQGPHTQALYGTGIVLFVLIVLLNALAVKIAAQGGQVK; this is encoded by the coding sequence ATGACAGGGCGAATTAAGCTGGAGCATTTATATACTGCTTTGTTAGGAATTAGTGCCGGGATTTTTCTCCTAGCTTTTGTTGCAATTGGATTTTTCATCTTCCTGCAGGGTTATCCGGTATTCAAGGACCCCGGGCCGGCGGGTTTCTTGTTGGGATTGGAATGGAGCCCCGGTGCCGGCAAGTTCGGCGTTTTCCCCATGCTGGTAGGCAGTATCGCCGTCACTCTCGGTGCTTTGGTGTTAGGAGTGCCTTTCAGCCTGCTGACGGCCGTCTTTTTGGCGGAGTATGCACCGAAAAGAGCCGTATCTGTGCTTAACCCGGCCATTGAACTGCTGGCAGGGATTCCCTCGGTGATCTATGGACTGTTCGGCATGACCACGGTGGTACCTATCGTCCGGGCCCTGGAAAAGGCTTTCCTGACCGGTCAGAGTGCCGGGGCTCCGGCCACCGGGTTTAGCCTATTGGCGGCGGTGATGATCCTGTCCATTATGATTGCTCCTACGGTGATTAACATGGGCGTCGATGCTTTACAGGCGGTACCACGGGAGTTCAAAGAGGGATCCCTGGCTTTAGGGGCGACCCGGTGGCAGACGATCAAGGAAGTGGTCCTGCCGGTGGCCCGCTCAGGGATCTTTACTGGTATAATTTTAGGTATGGGAAGAGCCATCGGAGAGACCATGGCGGTGATCATGGTCGCCGGCAATACGGCCCTGGTGCCCACTTCCTTGTTTTCACCTGTCCGGACCTTGACCAGCAATATTGCCATCGAAATCGGCTATGCTGCCCAGGGTCCCCACACGCAAGCTTTGTACGGCACGGGGATCGTATTATTTGTCTTAATTGTCCTCTTGAATGCCCTGGCGGTGAAAATCGCGGCGCAAGGAGGGCAAGTGAAATGA
- a CDS encoding phosphate ABC transporter substrate-binding protein, protein MRRWKKVISWLGMVAVGLVFCGCAQDSNGSTLSGSIQIGGSTSVQGLAEELAAEFMARHPGVKIDVAGGGSGAGIKGAQTGTVDIGTSSRELQPEEKQVKEFLIAKDGIAIIVHRDNEVNDLTLDQLRKIFSGEITNWREVGGNDAPIMLVVREEGSGTRGAFEEMVLGEGETIPVEALVQNSTGAVRTAVAGNPDAIGFISAGMINDQVKAVTIDGVAPSTAAILDGSYKIARPFLFLTGEEPQGLTQVFIEFVLSPEGQRIVGESFVPVGN, encoded by the coding sequence ATGAGGCGGTGGAAAAAAGTCATTTCCTGGTTAGGCATGGTCGCGGTGGGATTAGTGTTTTGTGGATGTGCGCAAGATAGCAATGGGAGCACATTAAGCGGTTCCATCCAAATCGGCGGTTCTACCTCGGTACAAGGACTGGCGGAGGAACTGGCGGCCGAATTCATGGCGAGACATCCCGGTGTGAAAATCGACGTTGCCGGCGGCGGTTCCGGAGCCGGCATCAAGGGGGCGCAAACGGGCACGGTGGATATTGGTACCTCCTCCAGGGAATTGCAACCGGAGGAGAAGCAGGTTAAAGAATTTCTTATCGCCAAGGACGGCATTGCCATTATTGTTCACCGGGACAATGAAGTAAATGATTTGACCTTAGACCAACTCAGAAAAATCTTCTCCGGAGAAATCACCAATTGGCGGGAAGTGGGAGGGAATGACGCTCCTATCATGCTGGTGGTACGGGAAGAAGGTTCCGGTACCCGGGGTGCCTTCGAGGAAATGGTACTGGGCGAGGGGGAAACCATACCGGTGGAAGCCCTGGTGCAGAACTCCACCGGTGCCGTTCGTACCGCCGTGGCGGGTAATCCCGATGCCATCGGTTTTATCTCCGCCGGGATGATCAATGACCAAGTCAAAGCCGTAACCATTGATGGGGTGGCACCGAGCACGGCTGCCATCCTGGATGGCAGTTACAAAATCGCCAGGCCCTTCCTGTTTTTGACCGGGGAAGAGCCTCAAGGGTTGACGCAAGTTTTTATCGAGTTTGTGTTGAGTCCGGAGGGGCAGAGGATTGTCGGGGAGAGTTTTGTGCCCGTAGGAAACTGA
- a CDS encoding pyridoxamine 5'-phosphate oxidase: MAKLTEAMKEMVANHQCYIATVDENGYPNIGPKRSTRVLDDSTLMFVEGTGKQTYQNLLANPKVAIAVADRSVLDGYRFVGTAEVLHEGELYERAAAMSAQAGMPKPKAVVKVHVEAIYSLKPGSAGERID; the protein is encoded by the coding sequence ATGGCCAAATTGACGGAAGCCATGAAAGAAATGGTGGCCAACCATCAATGCTACATAGCCACGGTGGATGAGAACGGGTATCCCAATATCGGACCGAAACGCTCCACCCGGGTACTGGACGATTCAACTTTGATGTTTGTGGAAGGCACCGGCAAGCAAACTTATCAGAATTTACTGGCAAATCCCAAGGTGGCAATTGCCGTCGCGGACCGGAGTGTTTTAGACGGGTATCGCTTTGTGGGCACGGCGGAAGTGCTGCACGAAGGAGAGTTATACGAGCGGGCAGCCGCCATGTCCGCCCAGGCGGGCATGCCCAAACCGAAAGCGGTGGTAAAAGTGCACGTGGAAGCTATCTACAGCCTTAAACCCGGGTCGGCGGGGGAACGAATCGATTAG
- the dinB gene encoding DNA polymerase IV — protein sequence MKRGDILLCDLDAFFASVEQLDHPQLKGKPVIVGGDPGGRGVVSTCSYEARAYGVRSAMPMFMAKKLCPHGIFLPVNFKRYKEMSRKVVAIYQRFTPLIEEVSIDEAYLEVNRGTGLAVARSIRKAVREELGLAVSIGVSSNKLLAKISSGLAKPDGCLAIWPEEAPEKLGGHSVRLIPGIGPKTAEKLKGYGIETIAQLAAYPREWFLREFGSWGEEMYDYVHWRDDRPLVLDRERKSIGREETLPEDVTDEKQVLSILNGLSAEVGYRLRKSGHLARTVTLKIRYADFKTITRSCTSEDLFYTDQDIFAAARELYLSLKNLAPIRLVGIQVSNLEQGRQLSLFDDRKEKEIKLAQLVDQLNDKYGKGTIKRSSLFKP from the coding sequence ATGAAACGCGGGGACATCTTATTGTGTGATTTGGATGCTTTTTTTGCCTCGGTGGAGCAATTGGATCATCCCCAGCTAAAAGGTAAGCCGGTGATCGTGGGCGGGGACCCCGGCGGCCGGGGCGTGGTGTCAACTTGTTCCTATGAGGCCCGGGCCTATGGGGTGCGGTCCGCCATGCCTATGTTCATGGCGAAGAAGCTGTGCCCCCATGGGATCTTCCTGCCGGTGAACTTCAAGAGGTACAAGGAGATGTCCCGGAAAGTGGTGGCCATTTACCAGCGGTTCACCCCTCTTATAGAGGAGGTTTCCATCGACGAGGCCTACTTAGAGGTAAACCGGGGCACCGGCCTGGCCGTGGCCCGGTCCATCCGCAAAGCGGTGCGAGAAGAGCTGGGCCTGGCTGTTTCCATCGGGGTGAGCAGCAACAAGCTCCTGGCGAAAATCAGCAGCGGCCTGGCCAAGCCCGACGGCTGCCTGGCCATTTGGCCCGAAGAAGCGCCGGAAAAACTGGGCGGCCATTCCGTCCGGCTCATTCCCGGCATCGGACCAAAGACGGCGGAGAAACTGAAAGGTTATGGGATTGAAACCATCGCCCAGCTGGCTGCTTATCCCCGGGAATGGTTCTTGCGGGAATTCGGCAGCTGGGGCGAAGAAATGTATGACTACGTCCACTGGCGGGATGACCGGCCTCTGGTCCTGGACCGGGAACGGAAATCCATCGGCCGGGAGGAAACCCTGCCGGAGGATGTGACGGATGAGAAACAAGTGCTGTCGATTCTAAACGGCTTGAGTGCAGAAGTAGGTTACCGGCTGAGAAAATCCGGTCATTTGGCCAGGACCGTCACCCTGAAAATCAGGTATGCGGATTTTAAAACCATTACCAGGTCCTGTACCTCGGAAGATTTATTCTATACCGATCAAGATATCTTCGCCGCTGCCAGGGAACTTTACCTGTCTTTGAAAAACCTGGCTCCCATTCGCCTGGTCGGAATCCAGGTTTCCAACCTGGAGCAGGGGAGGCAGCTCAGCCTCTTCGATGACCGGAAAGAAAAAGAAATTAAGCTGGCCCAATTGGTAGACCAGCTTAATGATAAGTACGGTAAAGGGACTATTAAAAGGTCCAGCCTTTTCAAGCCCTGA